The genomic DNA GTCATCGCTTGATGTTTGCTGCTATCCCTTTAGAGCTATTTGACCTCAATCGCCAACAGTTGCAAGACAAACAAAAACAGCTACAACTGCCGGACAAAGTGCCAGTTTTCTCGGATGAACAGGGCTTCCACATTATGGTCAATCCCCAGACTAAAGCCCTCCGCCTTATCAACGCTACTCGCTATCCCTACATCGTTTCCCCTAGTTGGCGAGAGTTACAGGAGGCAGTGCGCACAAAAGCTAATCTCTTACCAGGGATTTACACCCTCAACCACCCCAAAGGCAATACTCCTTTGTCTTTCTTTGTCAAAGTGGATAGAACGATCGAGACTGTTTTGGAAATTCCCCCCGGCAGTGACAGTGAATATACAGCAACTTTCCATCTCTTTGCCCCCAAAGCCTGTCAAATTCTCTACTACGATGGACAATTGGGCTTACTGAAAGAGAGTGATCAACGCCTGCGTATCCTCAACGAAACAGACCACGAATATAACATCCATCCCATGTGGCAGGAAGTGCGCAGCGCCCTCAAAGCCATGCCCCCTGGTGTCTATAAAGATACGCTCGAGCCGGAAGCCCAGTTCCGTACTATGATGATCGGTAAAGATGGCTTAGAAAGTCGCATCAAAGCTAGACCCAAGTCTTCCATCGTCTATGAATACCGATCGCCTTTATCTGCTATCTCGCGGGTGGGAATTATTCCCTTGGGGGACAGATGCGCCGTGCGGATGTTGTTGTACAAACTGGAGTGGGACGGTCCTGCCTATCCCTTTGACCTGACACGGACAACAATTTTGAGTGATGTGGCAGATATTATTGCCAATCGGTTTGAAAATATGTGGAACCCCGACTATCTGCGCTATAACCCCCACGAAAAGAGAATCTATCACACGAAATGGTCGGGTCTGTCCTTTGCCCATGAAGTGGAAGAGAATGACCAAAATATGTACCCTGTCTTTGAACGGATGAAGATGCGCTATTCTAGCCGCGCTGCTCGCTTCTGGTACACTATCAAACACGCTAACGAGTTGTTGTTCATTCGCACAGGGGTAGCCGATCGCAATAGTGTTATAGACATGGTGCAAAAACTAGAACAAATCTGTCAAAATAAACCCTTCCGCTTTATGCTCATCTCTCTCCAGGATGCCAGGGATATAGTTGATATTCCTCACGTTTTGCATTATTGCTTTGACTTCAATCCCGATCGGATGTACAACGACGAGCACTACTGGCGGGAATGCGCTAAGACCATGGGGAGCATTTTAGAATCGATCGGAGTTTCCAGCAAAAATCTGTTCTGGTGTCCCCCCAAAGTGCCCAAAGAAGATTAACGTGCCAGAGTGCGAACGGCAAGGAAAGCAAAAATGAGGGCGGCAAGAGCTTTTAACGGACGGTCTGGTAGGAGGTAGGCGACCCCATCCCCTAGAAGAACACCTAAGCCACTGGTTAGCAGCAAGGCACTGGCAGAACCAAGGAAGATATACCAGGGAAAGCGAGAATTACTAGTCATGGTGAACGTCACCAACTGACTTTTGTCCCCCAATTCTGAAATGAAGATAGTGATAAAACAGGCGAAAAATAATTCCCAGTTCATCAAAAATAAATGTCTAAAATTCTGTCGCTGATCCAAGAATTACTATACACAGCCATGGCAGCCTGTAGCAAGACTGGCAAGTATTTTGGGAACAGCAGTTTTTGACATGCTCGCTGGGTTGAAGCCCAAGAATTTTTTCTCAGGTGATCACGTGAGCTACACCGAATATGCAGCAGTCGGCAAAGAAGGATGGCACAGTAGCGCCTGCACTATTGCACTACCCGCCGGAAGTACACCACGGTTTGGGAAAACTCTCCAACCTCCGAGGGACACTGAAGGGCGGGGCTTTTCCTGGTCAGCCAAAAAGAAACCCGCCTCTGCATCCATTAAATTAATTAGCGCCCAGACAGTTGCCCAATACCAGCCAAGGGAGCTACAGGAGAGAAAGGATAAAGAATATTAACTACATCCAGGGCAGTGCCAGGGTAATCGGTGAACAAGCCATCTACTCCCAAACCGTAAAATTGGACATACTCCAGCTGGGGGTCACGGTTATAGTCTTCTAGGAGGGTGCTTGCCTCGTTGCGGAAGGTGTAGGGATGTACCAATAGCCCAGCACGGTGGGCATCAGCAATGACATTGGTAGGCGGCAGACCCCGATTATCCGCCGCTCCGACAATCAAACGCTTCGAGGGTCCAATGCCATCAGCATAGGTGGCAATTTCGGCTAAGCCCTGGGGCGTGAGTAAATCAGCATAGGTACGTCGATCGCCACTGACAACAAAGTCAAAGGGACGGTCTCCCACTACCCGTCCGTCAGGTAAGGTGGTACCCACGCCAATCAGTTGTACTAGCGGCAGCTCGGTTAGACGATTGAGTTCTTTGAGGATGCCCACTTCAAAAGATTGAATGAACACAGGGTCAGTGCGACGGGTATAGCCATTGCGACTGAGAACATCCACCAATCTCTGCTCCATCGCCAAACCCAAATTGCGAAAGTAAGTGGGATGCTTGGTTTCGGGGTAAATACCGATCGTTCTGCCTGTCTCGGCACTCTTACGTTTCACCAAGTCGATAATTTCCTGCAGGGTGGGCACCTGAAACAGTCCATCGAAGGCCTTACTCCGATCGGCACGGGGTTCAATTGCCCGCAGGGTTTTCAATTCTGCTAGGGTAAAATCTTCCACGAACCATTCATTTGCCACTGTCACACCGTCAATCACTTTGGTCGTACGGCGATTGGCAAATTCTGGACGGCGAGCCACATCTGTAGTTGTGCCCAAGAACGGCTCATGGCGAGCTACCAGCACCCCATCTTTCGTCACCACCAAGTCTGGCTCCACATAGTCCGCACCCAAATCGATCGCTAATTCATAGGCTGCCAAGGTATGCTCCGGTCGTTGACCGCTAGCACCCCGGTGGGCAATCACGATCGGTCTGGGGGGAATGACAAAGAAATCATTGGCAGTAGGCACAGCATTTTGCACCGTCGCCAAGACCGCACCGCCTCTGATCGCGATGGTAGTGTTGTTACCCGTTGTGGTGATTGTTAAATCAGCAAAAGTGAGACCTTTGCCTAGGGCAAATTTATCGGTACCGGGGGTGAAATCGGTGATGATGTCATTACTGGCAGTTTCGCGTCTGAGGACAAAGGTATCTCTCCCAGGACCACCAGTGAGGGTGTCGTTGCCCAAGTCACCACTCAACCAGTCGTCTCCCTCCCCACCGATTAAGATGTCATCCCCCTTGCCGCCGAAGAGGGTATCATTACCGCCTAAACCAGAAATGGAGTCATTGCCTTGGTTGCCGTTGACCCGATCGTTGGCAGCGCTGCCCGTGATTGTGTCATTGCCATCGAGGGCAATTAGTCCGCCGAATTTACCAGAGAGAGTGGTAGGTTGAATAGTAAAGCTGTTGTTGCCGTTGTCGAGGGGAAAGAAGGGATTGTTAATTGTCATACGAGACCCAATGCAGACAATAAACCCAATTTCCCACACTGAGGTTAAGGCAAGATTTAGGGTAGGTTAACAAGGGGTTACCCTACCGGCGGGGTAGTTCTAAATAGATGCGTTCTCCTCCCGTCAAGCCGCTGAGAATTTGGGTTTGTTGATTAAAGGTACTCCCGATCGTCACTGGTCTAAACTCTGGCTTGCCGCCTTGATCGACATACACTCCCGTTTGTCCCCCTTCTGTGACAATGGCGACGGTGGGCACAACGATCGCTTGGGGAATCTCCCTGCCCTTGAGTTTTAGTTCCACGTTCATACCCGATCGGAGTTGGTCCTGCCCCGTGAGTAAGTCGATGCGCACCTGGAAGGAAGTGACATTTTGCTGGACAACCGCTTCAGGAGCAATCAGACGGACTTTACCTTGATAGACCCGATCGGGATAGGCATCAGCAATGATCTCTACGGCTTGACCCACTTGCACCTGGCTAATATCAACTTCCGGGATTTCTGCCAGAATTTCTAAACCCCTAGCAAGGGCAACGATCGAGGTGGATGTCGCAGAAGAGGTAAGAGTTGCCGTAGTCGTAGGAGTGACAAACGCACCAACATTGGCGTATTTCTGAGTGATAATGCCAGCAAAGGGAGCACGAATGATAGTATCTTCCAGCTGCACTTTCACTGCCGCCAGGCGAGCTTGGGCTTCCTGTAGTTGGGCTTCCGCTTGGGCGATTTCTTCTGGACGCGCACCATTGAGCAACCTTTCCAACTGCTTCTGTCTATCCCGCAAATTCGCCTGGGCACTGTTGGCTTCCGCAATAATTTCATCCATCCGATCGGTAGGAATCACTCCCTCTTTGGCAAGGGCGACAAACCGATCGAGTCTTTTTTGCGCTAACTCCGCTCTAGCCTGGGCAGCTGCCACTTGCGCTTTGGCGGCATTAATTTCCTCCGGGCGGGCACCATTTCGCAAGCGCGCTAAATTAGCTTGGGCACTGGCAACTAGGGCGGCTGCCTGCTGCAGTTGCGGTTCAATACTACTGCTGTCCATCCTGGCCACAATTTGCCCTTCTACAACCCTGTCTCCCTGGTCTACCAAGAGTTCAACTAGCTTTCCCCCCACTTTGGGACTGAGATTGACCGTCTGACTAGGGACAACTTTGCCACTGGCACCAAGGGTGACTGGCAGGGTAATCCGCTCCACCACTGCTGTTTTTGCTAAACTGACCGCCGGTTCTCGATTGGGGCGCAAAGACAGAAGGGCTATTGCTCCTAAACAAACGACGCTACCCCCTAGCCACCATAGCCAGTAAGGAGTTCTACCCTTAGAAATAGTGACTGCCATGAGTGTTCCCCAATGTAGGGCTACTTTATATTAACATTTGTTTCTAGCAGCAACCCAATACCCATAAAGTTTATATTTTCCCTCGGTTAATAACAACTGTAGGAAACTTAAACAATTGTTTAACTATCTCTGCGGGATTACAATAAACATTAGTCATAACAAATTATTTTTATGAAGCATTGGAAAGCTAAAGGGCAGACAAACAGTAACCGCCGCCCTGCAAAAGAGCTGTGCAGTGAATGTGGTCTTTGTGATACATACTACATCCACTATGTGAAAGAGGCTTGTGCATTCTTACATCAACAATTTGATCATTTGGAAGCAAATACCCACGGTAGACCAAGGGATTTAGCCAATGACCAGGAACTATACTTCGGTGTGCACCAGGAAATGTGGATGGCAAAAAAGATAGACCCCATCCCAGGCGCACAGTGGACAGGCATCGTCACTACGATCGCTACTGCCATGCTCACCCAGGGCAAGGTGGAAGGGGTAATCTGTGTGCAGTCCGACCCCACCGATCGGTTTCAACCCAAGCCTATTCTGGCTACCACCCCCGCGGAAATCTACAAAGCCAGAGTGAACAAACCTACCCTTTCCCCCAATTTATCCCTGCTGGAACAGGTGGAACGATCGGGGATGAAGAAACTGCTAGTAATTGGTGTGGGCTGTCAGATTCAGGCTTTGCGGGCAGTGGAAAAACATCTAGGTTTGGACAAGCTCTACGTTTTGGGGACGCCCTGTGTCGATAATGTGACCAGAGCAGGCTTGCAGAAGTTTTTAGAAACTACCAGTCGGTCGCCCCATACAGTTGTCCACTATGAATTCATGCAGGATTTTAATGTGCACTTCAAACATGAAGATGGTTCCGTGGAGAAAGTCCCCTTCTTTGCTCTCAATACGAAAGAACTAAAAGATGTGTTTGCTCCTTCCTGTATGACTTGTTTTGATTATGTCAACAGTTTAGCGGATTTAGTAGTGGGCTATATGGGGGCTACCTTTGGTTGGCAGTGGATCGTTGTGCGCAACGAGCGGGGGCGGGAGATGCTAGAAATAGCGAAAGAGGTGTTGACGTTCCAACCTGTTATTTCCCAGGGCAATCGCAAAGCAGCAGTCCAACAATCGATCGCAGCCTATGACCGGGCTGTCACTCTGCCCCTGTGGTTAGGGTGGCTGTTGGGGTTTATCATCAATCGCATTGGTCCCAAGGGTTTAGAATATGGGCGCTTTTCCATTGATTCCCATTTCATTCGCAACTTTTTGTATGTCAAACGCCGCTATCCCCACAAACTCCTGAGCCATGTGCCTGAATTTGCCCGCCGCATCATCAGTCAATATCAGCTACCCGCCGACTAGACTATCCTGCCTACCCCACCTATCATAGGTCTTATGATCTCTTAAGACTCCATGGTGCGGGAACCCTTACCCTTTCTTGTGGCATTTGGTCTGTCGGCAGTAGTTGTGTGGGTAACTACTCCCTTGGTGCGTACCATTGGTCTGCGCCTAGGTATCGTTGATAAACCAAGCAGCCGCAAGATGCACAAAGAACCTGTAGCTAGGATCGGGGGGGTATCTATATTTTTGGGGACAGCTACGGCTTTATTGTTTTGCTGGTGGGCGGGGTGGTTTGGCGTGTTGCCCACACCTAAGGAATACGAGATTTGGGGCGTAACGATCGGGGGATTGTTGTTTTTTGCTATTGGTCTAGCGGATGACTTCCTGGACTTGCCTGCTCTGTCCCGCTTGGTCGGGCAATTGTTGGTGGCGGGGTTAGCATGGTGGGTAGGTGTGCGCATTGAGTTTATCACCTTGCCCTTTGTCGGGCTAGTACAGTTGGGCGTACTGAGTTTTCCTGTGACAGTGCTGTGGCTGGCAGGAATTGCCAATGCGGTGAATTGGATTGATGGGTTGGATGGCTTAGCGGCAGGGGTGTCAGCGATCGCGGCACTGATTTTGTTGATCACCAGTCTGTTTATGAAGCAATCAGGGGCGGGTTTGATTGCCGCTGCCCTCTCAGGAGGATGTGTAGCATTC from Pseudanabaenaceae cyanobacterium SKYG29 includes the following:
- a CDS encoding Coenzyme F420 hydrogenase/dehydrogenase, beta subunit C-terminal domain, with the translated sequence MKHWKAKGQTNSNRRPAKELCSECGLCDTYYIHYVKEACAFLHQQFDHLEANTHGRPRDLANDQELYFGVHQEMWMAKKIDPIPGAQWTGIVTTIATAMLTQGKVEGVICVQSDPTDRFQPKPILATTPAEIYKARVNKPTLSPNLSLLEQVERSGMKKLLVIGVGCQIQALRAVEKHLGLDKLYVLGTPCVDNVTRAGLQKFLETTSRSPHTVVHYEFMQDFNVHFKHEDGSVEKVPFFALNTKELKDVFAPSCMTCFDYVNSLADLVVGYMGATFGWQWIVVRNERGREMLEIAKEVLTFQPVISQGNRKAAVQQSIAAYDRAVTLPLWLGWLLGFIINRIGPKGLEYGRFSIDSHFIRNFLYVKRRYPHKLLSHVPEFARRIISQYQLPAD
- a CDS encoding undecaprenyl/decaprenyl-phosphate alpha-N-acetylglucosaminyl 1-phosphate transferase produces the protein MVREPLPFLVAFGLSAVVVWVTTPLVRTIGLRLGIVDKPSSRKMHKEPVARIGGVSIFLGTATALLFCWWAGWFGVLPTPKEYEIWGVTIGGLLFFAIGLADDFLDLPALSRLVGQLLVAGLAWWVGVRIEFITLPFVGLVQLGVLSFPVTVLWLAGIANAVNWIDGLDGLAAGVSAIAALILLITSLFMKQSGAGLIAAALSGGCVAFLRYNFKPDRPAEIFMGDGGAYYLGFTLAGISVIGVAKTVATMAVVLPYLILAVPLFDALTVILTRLYRGQSPFVADKRHLHHRLVAAGVSKRHTVLFIYALTLWVGSLALAISGMTAGGTYAAIGTGIMVYAGWRTWQRIRRNNNAT
- a CDS encoding DUF1796 family putative cysteine peptidase, whose amino-acid sequence is MYRFQVRAHTQPGEYIAIVGSVPKLGMWSPAQALPLATNPDIYPLWQIELDPAHLVHAENRLEYQYLHVKSPTKVEWESKLKNRAVPIEPTPEMLVIDNGYWGTIEPYAYSYYEYGTAPVILPQREGSLRIVIVGSSVAAGCSAWKLRGWAWLLQQELHRRFGHQVLLHAKLGANVTNIIDWFPDLVANHRPDIVIIALSLGNEGLASAPNYEYKAIQRRFESGLQKLLDMTRAIGALPMLGGVYPNGHYNQDHYNILLETHHRMLCWEVPVFNWLSALDNGQGRWKPGICFDHAHPNSEGHRLMFAAIPLELFDLNRQQLQDKQKQLQLPDKVPVFSDEQGFHIMVNPQTKALRLINATRYPYIVSPSWRELQEAVRTKANLLPGIYTLNHPKGNTPLSFFVKVDRTIETVLEIPPGSDSEYTATFHLFAPKACQILYYDGQLGLLKESDQRLRILNETDHEYNIHPMWQEVRSALKAMPPGVYKDTLEPEAQFRTMMIGKDGLESRIKARPKSSIVYEYRSPLSAISRVGIIPLGDRCAVRMLLYKLEWDGPAYPFDLTRTTILSDVADIIANRFENMWNPDYLRYNPHEKRIYHTKWSGLSFAHEVEENDQNMYPVFERMKMRYSSRAARFWYTIKHANELLFIRTGVADRNSVIDMVQKLEQICQNKPFRFMLISLQDARDIVDIPHVLHYCFDFNPDRMYNDEHYWRECAKTMGSILESIGVSSKNLFWCPPKVPKED
- a CDS encoding glycerophosphodiester phosphodiesterase, translating into MQNAVPTANDFFVIPPRPIVIAHRGASGQRPEHTLAAYELAIDLGADYVEPDLVVTKDGVLVARHEPFLGTTTDVARRPEFANRRTTKVIDGVTVANEWFVEDFTLAELKTLRAIEPRADRSKAFDGLFQVPTLQEIIDLVKRKSAETGRTIGIYPETKHPTYFRNLGLAMEQRLVDVLSRNGYTRRTDPVFIQSFEVGILKELNRLTELPLVQLIGVGTTLPDGRVVGDRPFDFVVSGDRRTYADLLTPQGLAEIATYADGIGPSKRLIVGAADNRGLPPTNVIADAHRAGLLVHPYTFRNEASTLLEDYNRDPQLEYVQFYGLGVDGLFTDYPGTALDVVNILYPFSPVAPLAGIGQLSGR
- a CDS encoding TMEM165/GDT1 family protein, producing MNWELFFACFITIFISELGDKSQLVTFTMTSNSRFPWYIFLGSASALLLTSGLGVLLGDGVAYLLPDRPLKALAALIFAFLAVRTLAR
- a CDS encoding efflux RND transporter periplasmic adaptor subunit, with product MAVTISKGRTPYWLWWLGGSVVCLGAIALLSLRPNREPAVSLAKTAVVERITLPVTLGASGKVVPSQTVNLSPKVGGKLVELLVDQGDRVVEGQIVARMDSSSIEPQLQQAAALVASAQANLARLRNGARPEEINAAKAQVAAAQARAELAQKRLDRFVALAKEGVIPTDRMDEIIAEANSAQANLRDRQKQLERLLNGARPEEIAQAEAQLQEAQARLAAVKVQLEDTIIRAPFAGIITQKYANVGAFVTPTTTATLTSSATSTSIVALARGLEILAEIPEVDISQVQVGQAVEIIADAYPDRVYQGKVRLIAPEAVVQQNVTSFQVRIDLLTGQDQLRSGMNVELKLKGREIPQAIVVPTVAIVTEGGQTGVYVDQGGKPEFRPVTIGSTFNQQTQILSGLTGGERIYLELPRR